A window from Leptothermofonsia sichuanensis E412 encodes these proteins:
- a CDS encoding MoaD/ThiS family protein gives MAVKVLIPTPLQKLTNDQATVECNGSTITELLESLEQSCPGIKARLCDEQGELRRFVNFYVNSEDIRFLDGANTPLKDGDEVSIIPAIAGG, from the coding sequence ATGGCCGTCAAAGTTCTCATCCCAACTCCTCTGCAAAAACTAACCAACGATCAAGCAACGGTTGAATGTAACGGCAGTACAATCACCGAGCTACTGGAATCCCTGGAGCAAAGTTGTCCCGGAATCAAAGCCCGTCTTTGTGATGAACAGGGGGAACTGCGGCGGTTCGTTAATTTCTATGTGAATAGTGAAGATATCCGGTTTCTGGATGGTGCAAACACCCCTCTGAAGGATGGGGATGAAGTCAGTATTATTCCTGCGATCGCAGGCGGCTAG
- a CDS encoding aromatic ring-hydroxylating dioxygenase subunit alpha codes for MLVTQQPVFQRFWYPVMPMSALQSGPQSFELLGQKLALWLDGEGNPAAVRDRCCHRSARLSQGKVIDGCIRCPYHGWSFNRLGNCVKVPQLTHDLIPRTYQVDAYRCEARYGYAWVCLDEPLLPIPEIPEAHDPGFRQIPEFYEVWHCAGLRLMENSFDNAHPHFVHANTFGVEQEPVPPTPDSFQETEFGLRMTYILPVFNSDLQQQNLQMADTRTVRISEGTWYMPFVRTLKITYPNGLIHLIFTAATPINDSSSQIVQFCLRNDTEAEVSADSVVTFDRTVTLEDRTILEGTDYDVPLRASQEQHMASDKPGIVMRHKLAALLKSQEGNY; via the coding sequence ATGCTGGTCACTCAACAGCCCGTTTTCCAACGCTTCTGGTATCCTGTGATGCCAATGTCAGCCCTTCAATCGGGTCCCCAATCCTTTGAGTTGTTAGGTCAGAAACTGGCGCTCTGGCTGGATGGAGAGGGCAACCCTGCGGCTGTGCGCGATCGCTGCTGTCACCGGTCTGCCCGGTTGTCTCAGGGCAAAGTGATAGATGGCTGTATTCGCTGCCCTTATCACGGCTGGTCCTTTAATCGCCTGGGGAATTGTGTTAAGGTGCCCCAACTTACCCATGATCTGATTCCCCGCACCTACCAGGTGGATGCCTATCGATGTGAAGCACGCTATGGCTATGCCTGGGTCTGTTTAGATGAGCCATTGCTTCCCATTCCCGAAATCCCGGAAGCCCATGATCCTGGGTTTCGTCAAATTCCGGAGTTTTATGAAGTGTGGCACTGCGCCGGACTGAGGCTGATGGAAAACTCCTTTGACAATGCCCATCCACACTTTGTTCATGCCAATACTTTTGGAGTTGAACAGGAACCTGTCCCCCCGACTCCAGATTCCTTTCAGGAAACCGAGTTTGGGCTACGCATGACCTATATCCTGCCGGTCTTCAACTCAGACTTGCAACAACAAAATCTACAAATGGCGGATACCAGAACTGTGCGCATTAGTGAAGGAACCTGGTACATGCCCTTTGTGCGCACCCTCAAAATCACCTACCCGAATGGTCTGATTCACCTGATCTTTACGGCGGCCACTCCCATTAACGACTCCTCGTCCCAGATCGTCCAGTTCTGTTTGCGGAACGATACCGAAGCAGAAGTGAGCGCAGACAGTGTTGTTACCTTTGACCGCACTGTAACCTTAGAGGACCGGACTATCTTGGAGGGAACTGACTACGATGTTCCCCTCCGCGCCAGTCAAGAGCAGCACATGGCATCGGATAAACCAGGGATTGTGATGCGCCATAAACTGGCTGCCCTATTAAAGTCCCAGGAGGGCAACTACTAG
- a CDS encoding saccharopine dehydrogenase family protein, whose protein sequence is MMNQVLVLGGRGHIGRGVVSDLITHTPAQITITGRTAQAARDLKGYPTERVQFTVLDLADQAGVERAIAASHLVIHCAGPFRYRDDFVLKTCIEQGVHYLDVSDDRNFTRTALGYQNAAQAAGVTAIVNTGVFPGISNSMARQGVEQLDVPEAIHLRYGVAGSGGAGDAVMQTTFLTIQHPFKVWLEGQWQEVKPYTGRELVEFPHPFGRVGVYWFDMPESFTLAETFPVQTVTLKFGTLPDLYNHLTWMVANSFPTAIIRQPGVIQVLSQVSRVMTRISDRFSGTGVALRVEVKGQKAGKLAHYCATFTHPDAATATGMGTGCIAQYILSGELNQPGVWTVEQAYPTSLFEQALQIRGVSIHQCWLQV, encoded by the coding sequence ATGATGAATCAGGTACTGGTTCTGGGGGGACGGGGACACATTGGTCGAGGCGTGGTTTCAGACCTCATCACTCACACGCCAGCTCAGATCACCATCACGGGCAGAACGGCTCAAGCCGCCAGGGACTTAAAGGGCTACCCAACGGAGCGGGTGCAGTTTACTGTGTTGGATTTAGCCGATCAAGCCGGAGTAGAAAGGGCGATCGCAGCCAGCCATTTAGTCATCCACTGTGCTGGACCCTTCCGCTATCGAGATGATTTTGTGCTCAAAACCTGTATTGAACAGGGCGTTCATTATCTGGATGTCAGCGACGATCGCAATTTCACCCGCACCGCTCTGGGCTACCAGAACGCTGCCCAGGCCGCCGGGGTGACAGCCATTGTCAATACCGGCGTCTTCCCTGGAATCTCCAATAGCATGGCGCGTCAGGGTGTGGAACAGTTGGACGTGCCCGAGGCAATTCACCTGCGCTATGGGGTGGCCGGATCAGGGGGAGCAGGAGACGCCGTCATGCAGACTACATTCCTGACCATTCAGCATCCATTTAAAGTCTGGCTTGAGGGGCAATGGCAGGAGGTTAAACCCTATACAGGGCGAGAACTGGTTGAATTTCCACACCCCTTTGGTCGAGTGGGGGTTTACTGGTTTGATATGCCAGAGTCATTTACTCTGGCAGAAACTTTCCCCGTTCAAACGGTGACCCTGAAATTCGGCACCCTGCCAGACCTCTATAATCACCTCACCTGGATGGTGGCAAACTCGTTCCCAACTGCCATCATTCGCCAGCCGGGGGTAATTCAGGTTCTATCCCAGGTCAGCCGGGTTATGACCCGGATCAGCGATCGCTTCAGTGGCACAGGCGTTGCTTTGAGAGTTGAAGTTAAAGGCCAGAAAGCAGGGAAGCTTGCCCACTATTGCGCCACATTTACCCATCCCGATGCTGCAACCGCAACCGGAATGGGTACAGGCTGTATTGCCCAGTACATCCTCTCCGGTGAATTAAATCAGCCGGGGGTCTGGACGGTCGAGCAAGCCTACCCAACCAGTCTGTTTGAACAAGCCTTACAGATTCGTGGCGTCTCCATTCACCAATGCTGGCTACAGGTATAG
- a CDS encoding DUF1997 domain-containing protein, whose amino-acid sequence MQFHSTEPSLTEIPDGLLHTASVIPNPNAPMVEESNHTDIEPTKFYSQYIDSMDMYADAETVAAYFDDHHAWFRRCARPMQAEPIGQTGYALTIGRFGSYGFIIEPKIGLDLLPQDHGVYRIETIPVPEYTPVGYDVDFRAAMELVEINSDEATGPLEQNGRSMDKITRVQWHLDLTVYIQFPRFILRALPHSLIQNTGDRVLNQIVRQVSHRLNRKVLEDFHTSHGVPVPKRSKRWFNRKAGSEIET is encoded by the coding sequence ATGCAGTTTCACTCGACTGAACCTTCTTTAACTGAGATTCCTGATGGGTTGCTTCATACAGCATCCGTCATCCCGAATCCAAACGCTCCGATGGTAGAGGAATCGAACCATACGGATATTGAACCGACCAAATTCTACAGTCAGTACATCGACAGCATGGACATGTATGCCGATGCAGAAACCGTCGCCGCCTATTTTGACGATCACCATGCCTGGTTTCGCCGCTGTGCCAGACCCATGCAGGCAGAGCCGATTGGGCAGACGGGTTATGCGCTGACCATTGGGCGGTTTGGCTCCTACGGCTTTATCATAGAGCCAAAAATCGGATTAGACCTGCTGCCCCAGGATCACGGCGTATACCGGATTGAAACCATCCCGGTACCCGAATATACCCCGGTGGGCTATGACGTAGACTTCCGGGCGGCGATGGAACTGGTTGAAATCAATAGCGATGAGGCTACCGGACCATTGGAACAAAATGGTCGGTCAATGGACAAAATCACTCGAGTGCAGTGGCATCTTGATCTGACTGTGTATATTCAGTTCCCACGGTTTATTCTGCGAGCATTACCCCACTCCCTGATTCAAAATACGGGCGATCGCGTCCTCAACCAGATTGTGCGACAGGTTTCCCACCGTCTGAACCGCAAAGTTTTGGAAGATTTTCATACCTCCCACGGAGTTCCTGTGCCTAAACGCTCAAAGCGCTGGTTCAACCGAAAGGCTGGGAGCGAGATAGAAACGTAA
- a CDS encoding sodium-dependent transporter, with protein MSRQRWASRATFVMAAVGSAVGLGNVWRFPYLAGRYGGGAFLIPYLIALFLVGVPLLMLEIAVGQKMQQSAIGSYRKLHPAFSGLGILTSLSAFVVVSYYAVVMAWCLMYFLNSLSGTGLVGGAREHFFQNVLQVSDSVAHLGGINGSVLAALIAVWIAIYFCVWKGTRSVEKVIVLSVPLPVILLAVLLVRAMTLPGFLDGWILYLNPVWSALLDPTVWNSAFAQIFYSFSLAFGTMIAYGSYKSDQDDVSQSAWTTAWLDVSISLFAGFVVFAVLGYMASQTQTPLTELAASGPGLAFVVFPEALSLMPLPGLFSALFFLMLLSLGIDSAFSLVETVNAAFLDKVGHSQTMKVSFWVCVAGLIGGILYTTRAGLYFLDIADHFVTSYNSMIVGISQAILVGWLYGAERMRRYINEVSDRPVGKWWNFSIKFVTPAVLFALLATQFSVDTRTPYEGYPAWALAMGWAIAFIPTLFFVISLIRKWSAFTTNPQMIIADDDHRRDE; from the coding sequence ATGTCTCGTCAGCGTTGGGCTTCGCGGGCAACGTTTGTGATGGCAGCGGTTGGATCGGCGGTTGGATTGGGCAATGTGTGGCGCTTTCCCTACCTGGCTGGCAGATATGGCGGAGGTGCGTTTCTGATCCCCTACCTGATTGCGCTGTTTCTGGTAGGCGTCCCCCTGTTAATGCTGGAAATTGCTGTCGGACAAAAGATGCAGCAGAGTGCGATCGGGTCTTACCGGAAACTTCATCCTGCGTTCAGCGGACTGGGTATTTTGACTTCCCTCTCTGCCTTTGTGGTGGTTTCGTACTATGCCGTGGTGATGGCATGGTGTCTGATGTACTTTCTCAATTCCCTTTCTGGCACAGGGTTGGTCGGAGGAGCCAGGGAACACTTTTTCCAGAATGTCTTGCAGGTAAGCGATAGCGTTGCCCATCTGGGAGGTATTAACGGCTCAGTCCTGGCGGCGTTGATTGCTGTTTGGATTGCGATCTACTTCTGTGTCTGGAAGGGAACCAGAAGTGTTGAAAAAGTAATTGTCCTGAGTGTGCCGCTGCCAGTAATTTTGCTGGCAGTACTGCTGGTGCGGGCAATGACGCTACCGGGCTTTCTGGATGGCTGGATCCTCTATCTCAATCCGGTCTGGAGTGCCTTGCTGGACCCAACGGTCTGGAACTCGGCCTTTGCCCAAATTTTTTACTCATTTTCTCTGGCATTTGGCACGATGATCGCCTATGGCAGTTACAAGTCTGACCAGGATGATGTCTCCCAAAGTGCCTGGACAACCGCCTGGCTGGATGTCTCGATCAGCCTCTTTGCCGGATTTGTGGTGTTTGCAGTCCTGGGTTACATGGCGTCCCAAACGCAAACTCCGCTGACAGAGTTGGCCGCTTCTGGTCCTGGCCTTGCTTTTGTCGTGTTCCCGGAAGCGCTCAGTTTAATGCCATTACCTGGATTATTCAGTGCGTTGTTTTTTTTAATGCTGCTTTCCCTGGGAATTGACAGCGCTTTTTCCCTGGTTGAAACGGTGAATGCGGCTTTTCTGGATAAAGTCGGTCATTCCCAGACGATGAAGGTTTCATTCTGGGTCTGTGTGGCGGGGCTGATTGGTGGAATTCTTTACACCACCCGTGCCGGACTGTATTTCCTGGACATTGCGGATCACTTTGTCACCAGCTATAACTCAATGATTGTAGGCATTTCCCAGGCGATTCTGGTGGGCTGGCTCTATGGGGCTGAACGAATGCGCCGCTACATTAATGAAGTCAGCGATCGCCCAGTTGGAAAATGGTGGAATTTCTCCATTAAGTTTGTGACGCCAGCAGTGTTGTTTGCGTTACTGGCAACCCAGTTTTCAGTGGATACCAGAACCCCTTATGAAGGGTATCCAGCCTGGGCACTGGCGATGGGTTGGGCGATCGCATTCATCCCCACACTATTTTTCGTGATTTCGTTAATCAGAAAATGGTCCGCTTTCACAACCAATCCCCAGATGATCATTGCAGACGATGATCACCGAAGAGATGAGTGA
- a CDS encoding MOSC domain-containing protein encodes MVQAPTPHLAQILVFPIKSLDGVSLPAVKVLESGALRGDREFVIVDGDGNYVNGKRHAAVHRLRSTFDLKARMVALRLEGSTETVHFHLEGDRVALEAWLSEYFGFSVRLLQNLEVGFPDDTRSPGPTVISTATLSAVADWFPGLSLEAIRRRFRTNLEIGGTEPFWEDGLFGEADTTLPFQVGEVRFEGVNPCQRCVVVTRDATSGQADPGFQKVFVTNRKKHLPAWAPTSRFNHFFRLAVNTRIPPSTTPGLLRTGNTVRLL; translated from the coding sequence ATGGTGCAAGCACCCACGCCCCACCTGGCACAGATCCTGGTTTTTCCCATCAAATCCCTGGATGGAGTCTCGCTGCCAGCCGTAAAGGTGCTGGAAAGTGGGGCGCTCAGGGGCGATCGCGAATTTGTGATTGTGGATGGGGACGGGAACTATGTCAACGGCAAACGCCATGCAGCCGTTCACCGACTGCGTTCAACCTTTGACCTGAAAGCCCGGATGGTCGCCTTAAGACTGGAAGGCTCTACTGAAACCGTCCATTTTCATCTGGAAGGCGATCGCGTTGCTCTGGAAGCCTGGTTGAGTGAATATTTTGGCTTTTCAGTCCGTCTTCTCCAAAATCTTGAGGTTGGTTTCCCGGATGACACCCGCTCTCCAGGACCAACGGTGATCAGCACGGCTACCCTCAGCGCAGTGGCAGACTGGTTCCCAGGGTTGAGCCTGGAAGCTATTCGCAGGCGATTCCGCACCAACCTGGAAATTGGCGGCACAGAACCCTTCTGGGAAGATGGACTGTTTGGCGAAGCAGACACCACCCTGCCATTCCAGGTGGGTGAAGTCAGGTTTGAAGGGGTTAATCCCTGTCAACGGTGCGTCGTAGTAACGCGAGACGCCACCAGTGGGCAGGCCGATCCCGGCTTTCAGAAGGTTTTTGTAACCAACCGAAAAAAGCACCTCCCAGCCTGGGCGCCCACTTCTCGCTTCAACCACTTCTTTCGGTTAGCCGTCAACACTCGAATTCCACCTTCCACCACCCCAGGACTGCTGAGAACCGGAAATACAGTGCGGTTGTTGTAG